A stretch of Amycolatopsis balhimycina FH 1894 DNA encodes these proteins:
- a CDS encoding transketolase family protein, giving the protein MKRFSRLLLDTMETDADVVVLDADLSRSSGSAAVAARWPDRFVNTGIAEQNTMGVAAGMALMGRRPIVHTFAAFATMRACEQIRTSIAYQGLNVTICASKGGLAASRSGPTHHATEDLAMMRAIPGMTVLAPRDFRDLTAAFPEVLARPGPAYVRIPPEQEPDDPTGSVPPVGAGILLEEGTDVVLVFTGSMTRTVRESARRLGARGFDVGIAYLPSVKPIDENLIENCAGTARLVVTVEEHNVIGGLGSAVAEVLSARGSAPLLRLGVQDRFCYASGTHEEMVDAYCVSVDELVRQVMERSR; this is encoded by the coding sequence ATGAAAAGGTTCTCGAGGCTGCTGCTCGACACGATGGAGACGGACGCGGACGTCGTGGTGCTCGACGCCGACCTCTCACGCAGCAGCGGGTCGGCCGCGGTGGCTGCCAGGTGGCCGGACCGCTTCGTGAACACCGGGATCGCCGAGCAGAACACCATGGGGGTCGCCGCCGGGATGGCGCTCATGGGGCGGCGTCCGATCGTGCACACGTTCGCGGCATTCGCCACGATGCGGGCCTGCGAGCAGATCCGCACCTCGATCGCCTACCAGGGCTTGAATGTCACCATCTGCGCGAGCAAAGGCGGCCTGGCCGCGTCACGTTCGGGCCCAACCCACCACGCGACGGAGGACCTGGCCATGATGCGGGCCATTCCCGGCATGACCGTGCTGGCGCCACGCGATTTCCGCGACCTGACTGCGGCGTTCCCCGAGGTGCTGGCGCGGCCGGGACCGGCGTACGTCCGGATTCCGCCGGAGCAGGAGCCCGACGACCCGACCGGTTCGGTCCCGCCCGTCGGCGCGGGCATCCTCCTCGAGGAGGGCACCGACGTGGTGCTGGTCTTCACAGGAAGCATGACGAGGACGGTGCGCGAGTCCGCTCGGCGCCTCGGCGCCCGAGGATTCGACGTCGGCATCGCCTACCTGCCGTCGGTGAAGCCGATCGACGAAAACCTCATCGAGAACTGCGCCGGAACGGCTCGCCTGGTGGTCACCGTCGAGGAGCACAACGTCATCGGCGGCTTGGGTTCGGCGGTGGCGGAGGTGCTGTCGGCCCGCGGCTCCGCACCGCTGCTCCGGCTGGGTGTTCAAGACCGCTTCTGCTACGCGTCGGGTACCCACGAAGAGATGGTCGACGCCTACTGCGTTTCGGTCGATGAGCTTGTCCGGCAGGTCATGGAGCGATCGAGGTGA
- a CDS encoding alpha/beta hydrolase, whose protein sequence is MKREGYPVGVVIQADGDPATQYDGGPAMAAALGDQLISVRDSGKHGHDGTNPCVTAKIDDYLINGVLPPSRSECGDEPRPSVPADAQAAGTTVAAGASVTKEARVRAAAHSFWP, encoded by the coding sequence CTGAAGCGCGAGGGTTATCCGGTCGGCGTGGTGATCCAGGCCGACGGCGACCCCGCGACCCAGTACGACGGCGGCCCCGCGATGGCCGCGGCGCTTGGCGACCAGCTGATTTCCGTGCGCGACAGCGGCAAGCACGGGCACGACGGCACCAACCCCTGCGTCACCGCCAAAATCGACGACTACCTGATCAACGGCGTGCTGCCACCGTCGAGGTCGGAATGCGGGGATGAACCGCGCCCATCGGTTCCGGCTGACGCACAGGCTGCCGGCACCACCGTTGCTGCCGGGGCATCCGTCACGAAGGAAGCACGCGTGCGGGCCGCCGCACACTCCTTCTGGCCGTAG
- a CDS encoding nucleoside-diphosphate kinase, producing the protein MTRGSSHRTAERVRAELADLVAVYPELATFHQTVVARLPEPCLDFLPRTALVVVPPDGLMQGVHRRLLDDHGEHVVAFRFRTLDQRLAERLYLDGLVTQAPERHIRSWWIKSKLFDLGEALVLLMRHPTDAGFQATLTAAKGASDPRLAKTGTYRAEYRTPNKTFGLLHSSDDMLSMLYEVSVLFEPEDLAQLLIRPHWDSAHRALVTGYESGVSVRRIESYRVLYRLKRRLLAEAAAAGALPVPLLEAVEENYRAALDVVADDPGHVPETTAVARLLSEERRLLSGVLPYPGALADTGSGELRAAVAGEERAGVRTALACLRTLAEPAALRTAGFENLEFSLEALGIPLSALERTMLESLFFFYATDPPPAPPAASGGEDRRSTPMPDPYQQMLDAAGTLEDYPLSPAEVAELGKAGLAAVADQLAFMIVTPDAVHRGLHTDILTKVHIAGFRILAHRTRDLRDSDIEELYKDGLRAKILDHRRTHWYLTRKGLGLGTSLGLLLHHPDGDACERLLRLKGASKPADAAPGSVRGSLGSYSKILALMHSSDTPAAVLRECLLYFTTGQVHDTLSLLAGHAEPQGTPISFVAEALSPTTPEDDPFAVLYALKIRVSHVLAAHPLTGPELQPLLEQHLSGLRAMRPVLSANGASWSSRTTAVGHELEREHKLLAESALAQDMQPALSAATPVESLERLVWHRLAVVAGQLADQQGFPQLDMDQVKAALRAAHVHLTPWEALLLENLFFFWGQ; encoded by the coding sequence GTGACCCGCGGATCGTCGCACCGGACGGCCGAACGTGTCCGTGCCGAGCTCGCGGACCTGGTCGCGGTGTACCCCGAGCTCGCCACCTTCCACCAGACGGTCGTCGCGCGGCTTCCCGAGCCGTGCCTGGACTTCCTGCCGCGTACGGCGCTGGTCGTCGTCCCCCCGGACGGGCTGATGCAGGGAGTGCACCGGCGCCTCCTCGACGACCACGGCGAACACGTGGTGGCATTCCGGTTCCGCACCCTGGACCAGCGTCTCGCCGAGCGGCTCTACCTGGACGGACTGGTCACGCAAGCACCGGAGCGCCACATCCGGTCGTGGTGGATCAAGAGCAAGCTCTTCGACCTCGGGGAGGCACTTGTCCTCCTTATGCGACACCCGACGGACGCCGGCTTCCAGGCGACCTTGACGGCGGCGAAGGGCGCCTCCGACCCGAGACTCGCGAAGACGGGCACCTACCGCGCGGAATACCGTACCCCGAACAAGACCTTCGGCCTCCTGCACAGCTCCGACGACATGCTGAGCATGCTGTACGAGGTGAGCGTCCTCTTCGAACCCGAGGACCTCGCCCAGTTGCTGATCAGGCCGCACTGGGACTCCGCACACCGGGCCCTCGTGACCGGTTACGAGAGCGGCGTGAGCGTACGCAGGATCGAGTCCTACCGCGTGCTCTACCGCCTGAAACGGAGGCTGCTGGCCGAAGCGGCGGCAGCAGGGGCGTTGCCGGTCCCGCTGCTCGAAGCGGTCGAGGAGAACTACCGGGCCGCCCTCGACGTAGTTGCCGACGATCCGGGGCACGTCCCGGAGACCACGGCGGTGGCCCGGCTTCTTTCGGAGGAGCGCCGGCTGCTCAGCGGGGTCCTTCCGTATCCCGGAGCCCTGGCGGACACGGGAAGCGGGGAGCTCCGGGCGGCGGTCGCCGGCGAGGAGCGCGCCGGGGTCCGGACCGCGCTGGCCTGTTTACGCACGCTGGCCGAGCCGGCTGCCCTCCGCACGGCGGGTTTCGAGAACCTGGAGTTCTCGCTGGAGGCCCTCGGCATCCCGTTGTCCGCGCTGGAACGCACCATGCTGGAGAGCCTTTTCTTCTTCTATGCGACCGATCCACCGCCCGCGCCGCCGGCGGCGTCCGGCGGTGAGGACAGGAGGAGCACACCCATGCCCGACCCCTACCAGCAGATGCTCGACGCAGCCGGGACACTCGAAGACTACCCACTCTCCCCGGCTGAAGTGGCGGAGCTGGGCAAGGCGGGTCTCGCCGCGGTCGCCGACCAGCTGGCCTTCATGATCGTCACGCCCGACGCCGTGCACCGGGGCCTGCACACGGATATCCTGACCAAGGTGCACATCGCCGGGTTCCGCATCCTCGCCCACCGAACCAGAGACCTGCGCGACAGCGACATCGAGGAACTCTACAAGGACGGCTTGCGCGCCAAGATCCTCGACCACCGGCGAACGCACTGGTACCTCACGCGCAAAGGGCTGGGCCTCGGCACCTCTCTCGGCCTGCTGCTCCACCATCCGGACGGCGACGCGTGCGAGCGGCTGCTGCGCCTGAAAGGCGCCTCGAAGCCGGCCGACGCGGCACCCGGCTCCGTCCGGGGCTCGCTTGGCAGCTACTCGAAGATCCTTGCGCTGATGCACAGTTCGGACACCCCCGCGGCCGTGCTGCGCGAGTGCCTTCTGTACTTCACCACCGGGCAGGTGCATGACACGCTTTCCCTCCTGGCCGGACACGCCGAGCCGCAGGGGACGCCCATTTCCTTCGTGGCCGAGGCGCTGTCCCCGACCACGCCGGAGGATGACCCGTTCGCGGTCCTGTATGCATTGAAGATCCGTGTCTCCCACGTCCTCGCGGCACACCCGCTGACCGGTCCCGAACTCCAGCCACTGCTGGAACAGCACCTGAGCGGGCTGCGCGCGATGCGCCCCGTGCTCAGTGCGAACGGGGCCTCGTGGTCGTCTCGGACAACCGCCGTTGGTCATGAACTCGAGCGGGAGCACAAGTTGCTCGCCGAGAGCGCGCTCGCTCAGGACATGCAGCCAGCCCTGAGCGCCGCGACCCCGGTCGAGTCGCTCGAACGGCTGGTCTGGCACCGGCTGGCCGTCGTCGCTGGGCAACTGGCCGACCAGCAGGGGTTCCCGCAGCTCGACATGGACCAGGTGAAGGCGGCGCTCCGGGCCGCGCACGTCCACCTCACCCCATGGGAGGCCTTGCTGCTGGAGAACCTGTTCTTTTTCTGGGGGCAGTGA
- a CDS encoding roadblock/LC7 domain-containing protein, with product MAESSAARLDWLLDDFVRRLADAQRAVVLTSDGLLLGRSSALTKEDGEHLAAMASAFQSLARGVGRKFTMGQVQQTVVELDEGFLVITEAGDGAGLALLASLDADMGVVAYEMNVIVQQVGRYLSAAPRDVAAELRMLSQSR from the coding sequence ATGGCCGAATCCAGCGCCGCCCGCCTCGACTGGCTGCTCGACGACTTCGTCCGGCGGCTGGCCGATGCGCAGCGGGCGGTCGTGCTCACGAGCGACGGTCTGCTGCTGGGCCGCTCCAGCGCGTTGACGAAGGAGGACGGTGAACACCTCGCCGCGATGGCGTCGGCCTTCCAGAGCCTCGCGCGCGGAGTCGGCCGGAAGTTCACGATGGGCCAGGTGCAGCAGACCGTCGTCGAGCTCGACGAGGGTTTCCTCGTGATCACCGAAGCCGGTGACGGCGCGGGGCTCGCGCTGCTGGCTTCGCTGGACGCGGACATGGGCGTGGTGGCCTACGAGATGAACGTGATCGTCCAGCAGGTCGGGCGCTACCTGAGCGCGGCGCCTCGCGATGTCGCGGCAGAACTGCGGATGCTTTCCCAGTCGCGATGA
- a CDS encoding methyltransferase domain-containing protein: MKRTAQQNDVLIDGLTRRFERQKPAVDYMAEHFGAGPVADFGCGNGIPLAYLAQRHPDLFFAGVDHSTDILDRNLARSRPNVLLVAADLQSRTFPGESLGSAVFNRSLHEVYSLFGEVGLKLAVTAARDALRPGGHVLVYENAVPSRDRVALRIVTEEVRELFARFIRDYSIRPVPWTQKTSDTIVLQEDDALEFLTKYRDPDWESEMREVHFLYSLEEWDAVLTSCGLEKVAVRRFDDRQILATDGVEPGWDIADFKHVLVYRRPV, encoded by the coding sequence ATGAAACGGACCGCCCAGCAGAACGACGTCCTCATCGACGGCCTCACCCGTCGTTTCGAACGTCAGAAACCCGCTGTGGACTACATGGCGGAGCACTTCGGCGCCGGGCCGGTGGCGGACTTCGGCTGTGGCAACGGCATCCCGCTCGCTTACCTGGCGCAGCGGCATCCGGATCTGTTCTTCGCCGGGGTCGACCACAGCACCGACATCCTCGACCGCAATCTCGCGCGGAGCCGCCCCAACGTCCTGCTCGTCGCGGCGGATCTGCAAAGCCGGACGTTTCCCGGAGAAAGCCTGGGGAGCGCCGTCTTCAACCGCTCACTGCACGAGGTGTACTCCTTGTTCGGCGAGGTCGGGCTGAAGCTGGCCGTGACTGCGGCGCGCGACGCGCTTCGCCCCGGTGGGCACGTGCTGGTGTACGAGAACGCGGTCCCCAGCCGGGACCGGGTCGCCCTCCGCATCGTCACCGAGGAGGTGCGCGAGCTGTTCGCCCGGTTCATCCGGGACTACTCGATCCGTCCGGTGCCCTGGACGCAGAAGACGTCGGACACGATCGTCCTCCAGGAGGACGACGCACTGGAGTTCCTCACCAAGTACCGCGACCCCGACTGGGAATCGGAGATGCGTGAGGTGCACTTCCTCTACTCACTGGAGGAGTGGGACGCGGTCCTCACCTCCTGCGGTCTGGAGAAGGTGGCGGTCCGGCGGTTCGACGATCGCCAGATCCTCGCGACCGACGGTGTGGAACCCGGCTGGGACATCGCCGACTTCAAGCACGTCTTGGTCTACCGGCGGCCGGTGTGA
- a CDS encoding aminotransferase class IV has translation MDTWLDGEIVAEESVTLHVNSVTSALGTAFFEAMRCYPASGRGAAVFRFEAHYRRLVRSLSVVGARLPLTADELLSAVAETVCANSAAGQACYLKVMVFWDTVLTGSSLVDLGGLSPRVAVFLRTTPESFFRDCPRLRCRISSWRRMDDNAMPAQAKATANYYNARLGLTEALAAGYDNAIFLNSRGAVAEAAEANVFVVDRRAMTVLTPSLDSGVLPGVVRDSVLELLRGDARFRVAEERLHPMDLYAADEVFLTNTAQLVRQVSEVDGRQLATGPGTFAADLRAELVETVFRAERRPDWFAALPSQPMERR, from the coding sequence GTGGATACGTGGCTGGACGGCGAAATCGTCGCCGAGGAATCAGTGACCCTGCACGTCAACAGCGTGACGTCGGCGCTGGGAACAGCCTTTTTCGAGGCGATGCGCTGCTATCCCGCGTCCGGCCGCGGCGCCGCGGTGTTCCGCTTCGAGGCGCACTACCGCAGGCTCGTCCGCTCGCTCTCGGTGGTGGGTGCCCGGCTCCCGCTCACCGCCGACGAGCTGCTGTCCGCGGTCGCGGAGACCGTGTGCGCGAATTCGGCCGCCGGCCAGGCCTGCTACCTCAAGGTGATGGTGTTCTGGGACACCGTGCTCACCGGTTCCTCCCTCGTCGACCTCGGTGGGCTCAGTCCCAGGGTCGCGGTATTCCTGCGCACGACGCCGGAATCCTTCTTCCGGGACTGCCCGCGACTGCGCTGCCGGATCTCCTCGTGGCGCCGGATGGACGACAATGCCATGCCGGCTCAGGCCAAGGCGACCGCGAACTACTACAACGCGCGCCTCGGCCTGACCGAGGCGCTCGCCGCCGGCTACGACAACGCCATCTTCCTCAACAGTCGCGGCGCGGTCGCGGAGGCAGCGGAGGCGAACGTGTTCGTCGTCGACCGGCGGGCCATGACGGTCCTCACGCCCTCGCTCGACAGCGGGGTGCTGCCGGGCGTGGTCCGTGACTCCGTCCTGGAGCTACTGCGCGGCGACGCCCGGTTCCGGGTCGCCGAGGAGCGGCTCCACCCGATGGACCTCTACGCGGCCGACGAGGTCTTCCTGACCAATACCGCCCAGCTCGTCAGGCAGGTCAGTGAGGTCGACGGACGGCAGCTGGCCACCGGCCCCGGCACCTTCGCAGCCGACCTCCGAGCAGAACTCGTCGAGACCGTGTTCCGAGCCGAACGGCGCCCGGATTGGTTTGCCGCACTTCCCAGCCAGCCCATGGAGCGCAGATGA
- a CDS encoding GTP-binding protein yields MVSVGFDSGVRPGAGQVHAAKILVSGGFGVGKTTMVGAVSEIEPLRTEEQLTELSAGVDDLSGVEGKTTTTVALDFGRITINPALVLYLFGTPGQDRFWFMWKELSAGALGAVVLADTRRLDGCFPAIDFFERSGIPFVVGVNCFDGGESYDEWEVRDALGLDDGVPVRLCDVRQRESSKEVLVTLLEHLVELAVPAR; encoded by the coding sequence ATGGTGTCCGTAGGCTTTGACAGCGGCGTCCGGCCGGGCGCCGGGCAAGTGCACGCCGCGAAGATCCTCGTATCGGGGGGTTTCGGCGTCGGCAAAACGACGATGGTCGGCGCGGTCAGCGAAATCGAACCGCTGCGTACCGAGGAACAGCTCACCGAGCTCAGCGCCGGTGTCGACGACCTGAGCGGCGTGGAAGGCAAGACGACCACCACGGTCGCGCTCGACTTCGGCCGGATCACGATCAACCCGGCGCTCGTGCTCTACCTGTTCGGCACACCGGGCCAGGACAGGTTCTGGTTCATGTGGAAGGAGCTCTCCGCCGGCGCGCTGGGAGCGGTGGTGCTGGCCGACACCCGGCGGTTGGATGGCTGCTTTCCGGCGATCGACTTCTTCGAACGCAGTGGAATCCCCTTCGTGGTGGGGGTCAACTGCTTCGACGGCGGCGAAAGCTACGACGAGTGGGAAGTGCGTGACGCGCTCGGCCTCGACGACGGCGTGCCCGTCCGGCTGTGCGACGTCCGGCAGCGGGAATCCAGCAAAGAAGTGCTGGTGACGCTGCTCGAACACCTTGTCGAGCTGGCGGTTCCGGCGCGCTGA
- a CDS encoding transketolase: MTTAARGAWDVVRQGEKAREIREQTLRLSQGRPHHLGGQLSCVEILVSIFYGHAPTLPDTRFVLSKGHACITLYAVLADLGLIPPDELETIMEAGGLLLGHPCRTTTPAVDASTGSLGMGLSMAVGMALAARMAGREVHVHAVLGDGEMQSGQVWEALMLLGHHRLDTVHTVIDCNGAQADGTTADIVGLEPLPARLEAMGLDVVECDGHDLAALNKALAEPRRGRPRAIVARTVKGKSVPTMEGDNFWHSGTLSRQQLADALASLY, from the coding sequence GTGACCACGGCTGCCCGCGGGGCCTGGGATGTGGTCCGGCAAGGCGAAAAGGCCAGAGAGATCCGCGAACAGACGTTGCGGCTTTCGCAGGGACGGCCGCATCACCTCGGCGGCCAGCTGTCCTGTGTGGAGATCCTGGTGTCCATCTTCTACGGTCACGCGCCGACGCTTCCCGACACCAGGTTCGTGTTGTCCAAGGGGCACGCGTGCATCACGCTGTACGCGGTGCTCGCCGATCTGGGGCTCATTCCACCGGACGAGCTGGAGACGATCATGGAGGCGGGCGGGCTGCTGCTGGGTCACCCGTGCCGGACCACGACGCCTGCGGTGGACGCTTCGACCGGGTCGCTGGGCATGGGGTTGTCGATGGCAGTCGGCATGGCGCTGGCCGCCCGGATGGCCGGCCGCGAGGTGCATGTCCACGCCGTGCTGGGCGACGGTGAAATGCAGTCCGGGCAGGTGTGGGAGGCATTGATGCTGCTGGGGCACCATCGGCTGGACACCGTGCACACCGTCATCGACTGCAACGGTGCGCAGGCCGACGGCACCACCGCGGACATCGTCGGCCTCGAACCGCTTCCGGCGAGGCTGGAGGCGATGGGCCTGGACGTCGTCGAATGCGATGGACACGACTTGGCGGCGCTCAACAAGGCACTCGCCGAACCACGCAGAGGACGGCCGCGCGCCATCGTCGCCCGGACCGTCAAAGGCAAGAGCGTACCGACGATGGAGGGCGACAACTTCTGGCACAGTGGCACCCTGTCCCGGCAGCAGCTCGCGGACGCGCTCGCCTCTCTCTACTGA
- a CDS encoding DUF742 domain-containing protein: MIDGGTSWYEDDYGPSVRPFAVTRGRVRVNRGDLDMLTLVRTVHPDAHRNRLQWEHNEILLMCVVRPLSLVEISARLDLLLAAVKVLVGDLLDVGALVLQSPARPVPPNPELLQAVLDGVRRL, encoded by the coding sequence ATGATCGATGGCGGCACGTCCTGGTACGAGGATGACTACGGGCCGTCGGTGCGGCCGTTCGCCGTGACCAGGGGACGTGTCCGCGTCAACCGGGGCGACTTGGACATGCTGACGCTCGTCCGGACGGTGCACCCTGACGCGCATCGGAACCGGTTGCAGTGGGAGCACAACGAGATCCTGCTGATGTGCGTGGTGCGGCCGCTCTCGCTGGTCGAGATCTCGGCCAGGCTCGACCTCCTGCTCGCCGCCGTGAAGGTGCTCGTCGGCGATCTCCTCGACGTCGGTGCCCTGGTCCTGCAGTCCCCGGCGCGACCGGTTCCCCCGAACCCGGAACTACTCCAGGCGGTGCTTGATGGTGTCCGTAGGCTTTGA
- a CDS encoding sensor histidine kinase produces the protein MLIPSVVLLVVGVGFASYLVWTGVEARDWAATQLLTIDPGTGFVRTLENERRDSQLALAGDPAAVARVETTRKKTDGALAAVGPIGPALEKLNPDAVGAANAAFGASLAQLPGIRQQVDLHTATVAGVDDFYSRFTGVVVTGLDGTVATAPDARAAEGDTAASDVFQVADAMARGNALAAGVLYRGKLSGDQLLQYAQLVGSYHVQLTALHNHVAPAVRVRIDALVQSPAWQTLTAVESALITAGSLPVGQQDWQAAADQVASSLLDLWGAQYHEAQATAASTAASALTRSLVGGFILLVVIVAAFVAAVRLANALVRRLRDLRAKTLELADHRLPDIVGRLHAGQAVDIDAEIDALDQGKDELGEVAGAFIKAQRVAFEAAASEAKTRDGVNAVFLDIAHRSQLVVRRQLQVLDQAEAGQQDPEQLELLFELDHLATRARRNAENLVILGGGQPGRRWRSPVPLREIVRSAVSETEDFARVDTHRLPRQSVVAAAVADLTHLIAELVDNATTFSPPDSHVTVLGNVVGKGVVIEIQDQGLGIPAEDRALYNENLRNPPDFEFMALTRRRTLGLFVVGQLSQRQGISVTLTESAYGGVTAIVLIPSTLVAGEEEPESAAAAVPASRRPSERPRRREARPGGHDAAVEPVPQASGGAPQQPDWPREEPARRLPVAPRESPGIRANGKPPGADPVPRPERSPGKRPLPRRERQANLAPQLAAELANEAAAGTSGEQPAPRRGARSPEQAQALMSAMRRGTRQGRDAGSGTSR, from the coding sequence GTGCTCATCCCGAGTGTCGTGCTGCTGGTCGTCGGGGTCGGCTTCGCCTCCTACCTGGTGTGGACCGGTGTCGAGGCGCGGGACTGGGCGGCGACCCAGTTGCTGACGATCGATCCGGGCACCGGCTTCGTCCGCACGCTGGAAAACGAGCGCCGGGACAGCCAGCTCGCTCTCGCCGGGGATCCGGCCGCCGTCGCGCGCGTCGAGACCACCCGCAAGAAGACCGACGGCGCGCTCGCCGCGGTCGGTCCGATCGGGCCGGCTCTGGAGAAGCTCAACCCGGATGCGGTCGGGGCCGCGAACGCCGCCTTCGGCGCTTCGCTCGCCCAGCTGCCCGGCATCCGGCAGCAGGTGGATCTGCACACCGCCACGGTGGCGGGAGTGGACGACTTCTACTCACGGTTCACCGGGGTCGTCGTGACGGGCCTGGACGGCACGGTGGCGACCGCCCCGGACGCGCGAGCCGCCGAGGGCGACACGGCCGCGTCGGACGTCTTCCAAGTCGCCGACGCGATGGCCCGGGGCAACGCGCTCGCCGCCGGGGTGCTGTACCGGGGAAAGCTGAGTGGTGACCAGCTCCTGCAGTACGCGCAGCTGGTCGGTTCCTACCACGTGCAGCTGACCGCGCTGCACAACCACGTCGCGCCTGCCGTGCGAGTACGGATCGACGCGCTTGTGCAGAGCCCGGCCTGGCAGACGCTCACCGCGGTGGAGAGCGCCCTCATCACCGCCGGATCGCTGCCGGTGGGGCAGCAGGACTGGCAGGCGGCGGCCGACCAGGTGGCGTCTTCCTTGCTCGACCTGTGGGGCGCGCAGTACCACGAGGCGCAGGCGACCGCCGCTTCTACGGCCGCGAGTGCCCTGACCCGCTCCCTCGTCGGCGGGTTCATCCTGCTGGTCGTCATCGTCGCCGCGTTCGTGGCCGCGGTTCGGCTCGCGAACGCGCTGGTGCGCCGCCTGCGCGACCTGCGGGCGAAAACGCTGGAGCTGGCCGACCACCGGCTGCCCGACATCGTCGGCAGGTTGCACGCCGGCCAGGCCGTCGACATCGACGCCGAGATCGACGCGCTCGACCAGGGCAAGGACGAACTCGGCGAAGTGGCGGGTGCGTTCATCAAGGCGCAGCGCGTCGCTTTCGAGGCGGCGGCTTCGGAGGCGAAGACGAGGGACGGGGTCAACGCCGTGTTCCTCGACATCGCCCACCGCAGCCAGCTCGTCGTGCGTCGCCAGCTGCAGGTGCTGGACCAGGCCGAGGCGGGACAGCAGGATCCGGAACAGCTGGAACTGCTGTTCGAGCTCGACCACCTCGCGACCCGTGCGCGGCGCAACGCGGAGAACCTGGTGATCCTCGGCGGCGGTCAGCCGGGCCGGCGCTGGCGCAGCCCTGTGCCGCTTCGGGAGATCGTGCGGAGTGCGGTGTCCGAGACCGAGGACTTCGCGCGGGTGGACACGCACCGGTTGCCCCGGCAGTCGGTCGTCGCGGCCGCGGTCGCGGACCTCACGCACCTGATCGCCGAGCTGGTGGACAACGCCACGACGTTCTCGCCACCGGATTCGCACGTGACAGTGCTGGGCAACGTCGTCGGCAAGGGTGTCGTCATCGAGATCCAGGACCAGGGCCTGGGGATTCCCGCCGAAGACAGGGCGTTGTACAACGAGAACCTCCGCAACCCGCCCGACTTCGAGTTCATGGCGCTGACCCGGCGGCGGACCCTGGGCCTGTTCGTCGTCGGGCAGCTCTCCCAGCGGCAAGGGATCAGCGTGACACTGACCGAGTCCGCCTACGGCGGGGTGACCGCGATCGTGCTGATCCCCAGCACTCTGGTCGCGGGCGAGGAGGAGCCGGAAAGTGCCGCGGCGGCTGTTCCCGCGAGTCGCAGGCCGAGTGAACGCCCGAGGCGGCGCGAAGCCCGGCCCGGCGGTCACGATGCGGCCGTCGAGCCGGTACCGCAAGCCTCCGGTGGCGCGCCGCAGCAGCCCGACTGGCCGAGGGAAGAGCCCGCACGCCGTCTTCCGGTGGCTCCACGCGAGTCACCGGGCATCCGGGCGAACGGCAAGCCTCCGGGCGCGGACCCGGTGCCGAGGCCGGAGCGAAGCCCGGGCAAGCGTCCGCTGCCGCGCCGTGAACGACAGGCGAACCTGGCGCCGCAGCTGGCCGCGGAACTGGCGAACGAGGCGGCAGCCGGGACCAGCGGCGAACAGCCCGCTCCGCGGCGCGGAGCGCGGAGTCCGGAACAAGCCCAGGCGTTGATGTCCGCGATGCGACGCGGCACCCGGCAAGGCCGTGACGCAGGCTCCGGCACGAGCCGATGA